A window from Lagopus muta isolate bLagMut1 chromosome 5, bLagMut1 primary, whole genome shotgun sequence encodes these proteins:
- the PDE4B gene encoding cAMP-specific 3',5'-cyclic phosphodiesterase 4B isoform X4 → MPEANALLSVSWGYIKFKRMLNRELTHLSEMSRSGNQVSEYISNTFLDKQNDVEIPSPTQKDREKKKKQQLMTQISGVKKLMHSSSLNNTSISRFGVKTEKEDHLAKELEDLNKWGLNIFNVARYSHNRPLTCIMYAIFQERDLLKTFKISSDTFVTYMMTLEDHYHSDVAYHNSLHAADVAQSTHVLLSTPALDAVFTDLEILAAIFAAAIHDVDHPGVSNQFLINTNSELALMYNDESVLENHHLAVGFKLLQEEHCDIFQNLTKKQRQTLRKMVIDMVLATDMSKHMSLLADLKTMVETKKVTSSGVLLLDNYTDRIQVLRNMVHCADLSNPTKSLELYRQWTDRIMEEFFQQGDKERERGMEISPMCDKHTASVEKSQVGFIDYIVHPLWETWADLVQPDAQDILDTLEDNRNWYQSMIPQSPSPPLEERGQDCPGLMEKFQFELTLEEEDSDGPEREGESIGYFHSTKMLCTGSPGQEDVQREANIEIVTEDTSPVDT, encoded by the exons ATGCCTGAAGCCAACGCTTTGTTGTCCGTGTCTTGGGGTTACATTAAG tTCAAGAGGATGCTGAACCGCGAGCTGACGCACCTCTCCGAGATGAGCCGCTCCGGCAACCAGGTGTCCGAGTACATCTCCAACACCTTCCTGG ACAAGCAGAATGATGTGGAGATTCCTTCTCCCAcgcagaaagacagagagaagaagaaaaagcagcagctcatgACCCAGATCAGCGGAGTGAAAAAATTAATGCATAGTTCAAGCTTAAATAATACCAGCATCTCACGATTTggtgtgaaaacagaaaaggaagaccATCTGGCCAAG GAGCTGGAAGATCTGAATAAGTGGGGTCTGAACATATTTAATGTTGCCAGGTATTCCCACAACAGGCCGCTCACCTGCATCATGTACGCCATATTTCAG GAGCGAGATCTactgaagacattcaagatctCATCAGACACCTTTGTGACGTACATGATGACATTGGAAGACCACTACCATTCGGACGTGGCATACcacaacagcctgcatgctgctgatGTCGCCCAGTCTACCCACGTTCTCCTCTCCACCCCTGCACTGGAT GCTGTCTTCACCGACTTGGAAATCCTCGCCGCTATTTTTGCAGCCGCGATTCACGACGTGGATCACCCCGGTGTCTCCAACCAGTTTCTGATTAACACAA ATTCCGAGCTGGCACTGATGTACAACGATGAGTCCGTCCTGGAGAACCACCACCTGGCAGTGGGCTTCaaactgctgcaggaggagcactgCGACATCTTCCAGAACCTGACCAAGAAGCAGCGGCAGACGCTCAGGAAGATGGTGATCGACATG GTATTGGCAACAGATATGTCCAAGCACATGAGCCTGCTGGCAGATCTGAAGACGATGGTGGAAACTAAGAAGGTGACCAGTTCAGGAGTGCTCCTGCTAGACAACTACACGGACAGGATACAG GTTCTCCGAAACATGGTACATTGTGCAGACTTGAGTAATCCCACAAAGTCCCTGGAGCTGTACCGGCAGTGGACAGACAGAATCATGGAGGAGTTCTTCCAGCAGGGAGACaaagagagggaaaggggaaTGGAAATCAGCCCCATGTGTGACAAACACACAGCGTCGGTGGAAAAATCACAG GTCGGGTTCATCGACTACATCGTGCACCCGCTGTGGGAGACATGGGCTGACCTGGTGCAGCCGGACGCACAGGACATCCTGGACACTCTGGAGGACAACAGGAACTGGTACCAGAGCATGATCCCACAGAGCCCCTCACCCCCACTGGAGGAGCGGGGCCAGGACTGCCCCGGCCTGATGGAGAAGTTCCAGTTTGAGCTGACCTTGGAGGAGGAGGATTCGGACGGGCCCGAGAGGGAAGGCGAGAGCATCGGCTACTTCCACAGCACGAAGATGCTGTGCACgggcagcccagggcaggaggACGTGCAGCGGGAGGCGAACATAGAAATTGTGACAGAGGACACGTCTCCCGTTGACACATAA